The following proteins are encoded in a genomic region of Inquilinus sp. KBS0705:
- a CDS encoding CocE/NonD family hydrolase, translating into MRKIYAFLFFICAATSAFAQSNYVTEHYTKKDVYITMRDGIKLFTSIYTPKDASKDNKYPIMMQRTCYSIAPYGETKYPGQLGPSKYMMQEGYIFVYQDVRGRYKSEGTWTNMTPVIDDKKSKKDVDEGSDTYDTIDWLIKNVTGNNGKVGQWGISYPGFYTAAGILSGHPALKASSPQAPISDFFFDDFHHNGAFIESYFFTFPVFGVQKKDTTANSWFTSQMINPGTKDGYQFLLDLGPLKNAQKYYKDNFYWQETIDHPSYDEFWQKRGLLKHYNKVKPAVMLVGGWFDAEDLTGPLAIYKTIEKKDPNAYNTIVMGPFGHGRWSRETGHTMHSNIYFGDSIATFYQKSIEQKFFNHFLKGNGDKNSGLPEAYMFNTGKKEWQTFDKWPSPAATHQKLYLSADGKLAEAQPATQAGTSFVSDPLKPVPYTEDNTTTVGFTPHNYMSEDQRFAGRRTDVLVFQTDILADDVTLGGEIMAKLKVATTGTDADWIVKLIDVYPANEPNNAYMPNKNIILSNYWQMVRSQIMPARFRNSFEKPEAMVPNQKTDVNFHLNDVLHTFKKGHRIMIQVQSTSFPLYARNPQKFVENPYKAEESDYIKATHTVFNDSYIDVEVLK; encoded by the coding sequence ATGAGAAAGATCTACGCCTTTTTATTTTTTATTTGTGCGGCTACCTCTGCTTTTGCGCAAAGCAATTACGTAACAGAGCACTACACTAAAAAAGATGTTTACATCACCATGCGCGATGGTATTAAACTCTTCACCTCCATATATACCCCTAAAGATGCATCAAAGGATAATAAATACCCTATAATGATGCAGCGCACCTGCTACAGCATCGCCCCTTACGGCGAAACTAAATACCCCGGCCAGTTGGGCCCGTCAAAATACATGATGCAGGAGGGTTATATTTTTGTGTACCAGGATGTGCGCGGCCGCTACAAAAGCGAAGGCACCTGGACCAACATGACCCCGGTGATTGATGATAAAAAAAGCAAAAAGGATGTGGACGAAGGATCGGATACTTATGACACTATTGATTGGCTGATAAAAAACGTTACCGGTAACAACGGCAAAGTGGGCCAATGGGGCATTAGCTATCCGGGCTTTTATACTGCCGCCGGCATACTAAGCGGCCACCCCGCGTTAAAGGCATCATCGCCGCAGGCACCTATCTCCGATTTCTTTTTTGACGATTTCCACCATAACGGTGCTTTTATTGAAAGTTATTTTTTCACCTTCCCGGTATTTGGTGTACAAAAAAAGGATACCACAGCTAATAGCTGGTTTACCAGCCAAATGATAAACCCAGGCACCAAGGATGGCTACCAATTTTTGCTTGACCTTGGTCCGCTAAAAAACGCGCAGAAATACTATAAAGACAACTTTTACTGGCAGGAAACCATTGACCACCCCAGCTATGACGAGTTTTGGCAAAAACGTGGTTTGTTAAAACACTACAACAAGGTTAAACCGGCGGTAATGCTGGTTGGCGGCTGGTTTGATGCCGAGGATTTGACAGGCCCGCTGGCTATTTACAAAACCATAGAGAAGAAAGACCCTAATGCTTACAATACCATTGTAATGGGTCCGTTTGGGCATGGCAGGTGGTCGCGAGAGACGGGGCACACCATGCACAGCAACATCTACTTTGGCGATAGCATTGCCACTTTCTATCAAAAAAGCATCGAGCAGAAGTTTTTTAACCATTTCCTGAAAGGTAACGGCGATAAAAACAGTGGCCTGCCCGAAGCCTATATGTTTAATACCGGCAAAAAAGAATGGCAAACATTTGATAAATGGCCTTCGCCGGCAGCTACACATCAAAAGCTTTACCTAAGCGCCGATGGCAAACTTGCCGAAGCACAGCCTGCCACACAAGCCGGTACCAGCTTTGTAAGCGACCCGCTAAAGCCCGTACCTTATACGGAGGATAATACCACAACAGTTGGCTTTACACCGCATAATTACATGAGCGAGGACCAGCGCTTTGCCGGCCGCCGCACCGATGTATTGGTTTTTCAGACAGATATACTGGCCGATGATGTTACCCTTGGCGGCGAAATAATGGCGAAGCTTAAAGTAGCCACTACCGGCACCGATGCCGATTGGATTGTGAAACTGATAGATGTTTACCCGGCAAACGAGCCTAACAACGCTTATATGCCCAACAAAAACATTATCCTGAGCAATTACTGGCAAATGGTGCGGTCGCAAATAATGCCGGCGCGTTTCCGTAACAGTTTTGAAAAACCGGAGGCCATGGTGCCAAACCAAAAAACTGATGTCAACTTTCACCTGAACGATGTGCTGCATACCTTTAAAAAGGGCCATCGTATAATGATACAAGTACAAAGCACATCGTTTCCGCTGTATGCGCGTAACCCGCAAAAATTTGTAGAAAACCCATACAAAGCCGAAGAAAGCGATTACATAAAAGCAACCCACACGGTATTTAACGATAGTTATATAGATGTGGAGGTGTTGAAGTAG
- a CDS encoding M1 family metallopeptidase: MKINHKLLCFTALLLLPYLTFAQGRRETFTRADTLRGMLTPLRTCYDINYYHLDVKFDIDNKYISGNVLFKFTTVDDFTKLQFDLFANLKVDKVVYKGQEVPFTREFNAVFVTFPKTIAKGTKDGFTVYYSGNPTIAKRAPWDGGIEYNVDSLGHKWVSTACQGIGASIWWPTKDHQADEVDSALISISVPDGLKDVSNGRLRKVTKLKDSYTRFDWFVSNPINNYDIEANIGDYAHYSGVYNGEKGKLTMDFWPLSYNLEKAKKQWGENAPKMLKAFEHWFGPYPFYEDGYKLVESHHLGMEHQSGTAYGNHYQNGYLGRDLSGTGWGLKWDFIVVHESGHEWFGNNITSKDVADMWVHESFTNYSESLFIEDNWGKQAGQEYVHGTRMAIQNAAPIQGPYNVNRSGSGDMYYKGGNMLNMIRTIINDDEKWRSILRGLNKTFYHKTVTYEDITGYINEQSGKNLNPVFEQYLKYTTLPTLEFMNINGKMMVRWVADVHGFNMPVKVRVKGGEYKFIIPKTSFAPLELDGATKDNIEVDTFNYYIGVLVD; the protein is encoded by the coding sequence ATGAAAATAAACCACAAGCTTTTATGCTTTACAGCATTGCTGCTGTTACCATACCTTACCTTTGCCCAAGGCCGTCGCGAAACATTTACCCGTGCCGATACTTTGCGCGGCATGCTTACGCCATTACGTACCTGCTACGACATTAACTATTATCACCTGGATGTGAAGTTTGATATCGATAATAAATACATTAGCGGTAACGTGTTGTTCAAGTTCACTACGGTTGATGATTTCACCAAGCTACAGTTCGATCTGTTTGCCAATCTAAAAGTAGATAAGGTGGTTTACAAAGGCCAGGAAGTACCATTTACCCGCGAATTTAACGCGGTGTTTGTCACCTTCCCTAAAACTATTGCCAAAGGCACAAAGGATGGATTTACCGTATACTATTCGGGCAACCCAACCATTGCCAAACGCGCCCCATGGGATGGCGGTATAGAGTATAATGTAGATTCGCTTGGCCATAAATGGGTATCAACCGCCTGCCAGGGCATAGGCGCCAGTATATGGTGGCCTACAAAAGACCACCAGGCCGATGAGGTAGATAGCGCGCTGATTAGTATAAGTGTGCCTGACGGCTTAAAAGATGTATCAAACGGGCGTTTACGCAAGGTTACCAAGCTAAAGGATAGCTACACTCGTTTCGATTGGTTTGTATCTAACCCCATCAATAACTACGACATTGAAGCCAACATTGGCGATTACGCGCACTACTCGGGCGTATACAATGGCGAAAAAGGTAAGCTGACCATGGATTTTTGGCCGCTAAGCTATAACCTGGAGAAAGCCAAAAAACAATGGGGCGAAAATGCACCCAAAATGCTCAAAGCTTTTGAACACTGGTTTGGCCCCTACCCTTTTTACGAAGATGGCTACAAACTGGTGGAGAGCCATCACCTGGGTATGGAGCACCAAAGCGGCACAGCTTATGGCAATCACTACCAAAACGGCTACCTGGGTCGCGATCTATCGGGCACTGGCTGGGGTTTAAAATGGGATTTTATTGTGGTACACGAAAGTGGCCACGAATGGTTTGGCAACAACATTACCAGTAAGGATGTTGCCGATATGTGGGTACACGAAAGCTTCACCAACTACAGCGAATCGTTATTTATTGAAGATAACTGGGGCAAACAGGCCGGGCAGGAATATGTGCACGGTACCCGTATGGCCATCCAGAACGCCGCCCCTATACAAGGGCCGTATAACGTAAACAGATCAGGTTCGGGCGATATGTATTATAAAGGCGGCAATATGCTGAACATGATACGCACCATTATAAACGACGATGAAAAATGGCGAAGTATTTTGCGCGGGTTAAACAAAACCTTTTACCACAAAACCGTAACCTACGAGGATATTACAGGCTATATAAACGAGCAAAGCGGCAAAAACCTTAACCCTGTATTTGAGCAGTATTTAAAATACACCACCTTACCTACGCTGGAGTTTATGAACATTAACGGTAAAATGATGGTGCGCTGGGTAGCCGATGTGCATGGTTTTAACATGCCGGTTAAAGTGCGCGTTAAAGGCGGCGAGTATAAATTCATCATCCCTAAAACAAGCTTTGCCCCGCTTGAGCTTGACGGCGCAACTAAAGACAACATTGAGGTAGATACCTTTAACTATTACATTGGTGTATTAGTAGATTAA
- a CDS encoding DUF2807 domain-containing protein: protein MKALQKILMAALFVAISSYSFAKTTIAKAFDSEDRHLTGFNAVRVAGSFDVYIVQGSTESVKVEAPSDVIGNIVTEVEDGVLVIRNKKSINWNWTGNKKMVIYVSIKDVTGVSLAGSGDVYFKEGLKAPSFKLKLTGSGDITGKLDVKNLESSISGSGDITVTGRAETSTVSVVGSGDYTAQDLTTTTTSVRVAGSGDARVNASLKIDASVVGSGDVHYTGGATNISSSKAGSGSISRM from the coding sequence ATGAAAGCACTACAAAAAATTTTAATGGCTGCCTTATTCGTCGCCATAAGCAGCTATAGCTTTGCAAAAACCACCATTGCCAAAGCTTTTGATAGCGAAGACCGCCACTTAACCGGCTTTAACGCTGTACGCGTTGCCGGGTCATTTGATGTTTATATTGTACAAGGTTCTACCGAATCAGTTAAGGTTGAGGCACCGTCGGATGTTATTGGTAACATAGTTACCGAGGTTGAAGACGGTGTATTGGTAATACGCAACAAAAAAAGTATCAACTGGAACTGGACAGGTAATAAAAAGATGGTGATCTATGTTTCCATCAAAGATGTAACCGGTGTTAGCCTTGCAGGTTCGGGCGATGTTTATTTTAAAGAGGGCTTAAAAGCTCCTTCTTTCAAATTAAAGCTAACCGGCTCGGGCGACATTACAGGCAAACTGGATGTTAAGAATTTAGAAAGCAGCATTTCGGGCTCTGGTGATATTACTGTAACCGGCCGTGCCGAAACTTCAACCGTAAGCGTAGTAGGCTCGGGCGATTATACTGCTCAAGACCTAACTACTACCACTACATCAGTAAGGGTAGCAGGTTCGGGCGATGCAAGGGTTAACGCTTCATTAAAAATTGATGCCTCGGTTGTAGGCTCGGGCGATGTACACTATACTGGTGGCGCTACCAACATTTCCAGCTCAAAAGCAGGAAGCGGCAGCATCAGCAGGATGTAA
- the trxA gene encoding thioredoxin has protein sequence MALEITDANFEELVLKSDKPVLVDFWAEWCGPCRMVGPVVEDIAKEYDGKAVVGKVNVDLNPGISVKYGIRNIPALLYFKNGEIVDKQIGAVPKSVLADKLAKQLA, from the coding sequence ATGGCTTTAGAAATAACTGATGCAAACTTTGAAGAACTTGTTCTTAAATCAGATAAACCGGTACTTGTTGATTTTTGGGCAGAGTGGTGCGGTCCATGTAGAATGGTTGGCCCTGTAGTAGAAGATATTGCTAAAGAATACGATGGCAAAGCCGTTGTAGGTAAAGTAAATGTTGACCTTAATCCCGGTATTTCTGTAAAGTATGGCATCCGTAATATCCCGGCCTTGTTATACTTCAAAAATGGCGAAATTGTAGACAAGCAAATAGGCGCAGTTCCAAAATCAGTATTGGCTGATAAACTGGCTAAGCAATTAGCATAA
- a CDS encoding SDR family oxidoreductase produces MKKLANKTAVITGGNSGIGLATAQEFIAQGAKVIITGRNQKAIDEAVALLGSNASGVIADSGDMAQIKTLGAQVKAVAPNIDIIFINAGIGKFNSVDQMSEDMFDEIMDVNFKGAYFTLQQLLPLVNDGGSIVFNTSINAHIGMPGASVYAASKAALLSLTKNLAAELLPRRIRVNSVSPGPVGTPLHSAGKLGLTDNQSQQRDEAITKLIPIGRFGTMDELAKIITFFASDDSTYLLGAELIADGGMYNL; encoded by the coding sequence ATGAAAAAGTTAGCTAATAAAACAGCCGTAATAACAGGCGGAAATAGTGGAATAGGCCTGGCCACAGCACAAGAATTTATCGCCCAGGGTGCAAAAGTGATCATCACAGGGCGTAACCAAAAAGCTATTGATGAAGCAGTTGCCCTGCTTGGCAGCAATGCGTCGGGCGTAATTGCCGATAGTGGTGATATGGCGCAAATAAAAACCCTTGGTGCCCAGGTAAAAGCCGTTGCCCCCAATATCGATATTATATTTATTAACGCCGGCATAGGTAAGTTTAACTCGGTTGACCAAATGAGCGAGGATATGTTTGATGAGATAATGGATGTAAACTTCAAGGGTGCTTATTTTACCTTGCAGCAATTATTGCCTCTTGTAAATGATGGCGGCTCTATTGTGTTTAACACCTCTATTAATGCGCACATTGGTATGCCGGGTGCAAGTGTTTATGCAGCAAGTAAAGCGGCTTTGCTTTCGCTCACCAAAAACCTGGCTGCCGAACTTTTACCGCGCCGCATAAGAGTGAATTCGGTAAGCCCCGGCCCTGTAGGTACACCATTACACAGCGCCGGAAAGCTGGGACTTACAGATAATCAGTCACAGCAAAGGGATGAGGCGATTACTAAACTAATACCTATCGGCCGCTTTGGTACCATGGACGAGCTGGCCAAAATAATTACTTTCTTCGCTTCCGATGATTCTACCTATTTATTAGGTGCCGAATTAATTGCTGATGGTGGTATGTATAATTTATAA
- a CDS encoding helix-turn-helix transcriptional regulator, with amino-acid sequence MTKQRHPEYTCSMEAALSVISGKWKLKILNQLLNGPRRYSEINRNITGITEKMLSQQLRELEEDKIITRKVYPEVPPRVEYAFTDLGKRLTDIFYTLEIWGSHFLSENRDTIKVADISCYTLKDTAPQALSN; translated from the coding sequence ATGACAAAACAAAGACACCCGGAATACACATGCAGCATGGAAGCGGCCTTAAGTGTAATAAGCGGTAAGTGGAAATTGAAAATACTGAACCAATTATTAAACGGACCGAGGCGTTACAGCGAAATAAACCGCAACATAACCGGCATTACTGAAAAGATGCTATCGCAGCAGCTACGAGAATTGGAAGAGGATAAAATTATAACCCGAAAAGTTTACCCCGAAGTGCCCCCACGCGTTGAATACGCCTTTACCGACCTGGGCAAACGCCTTACAGATATTTTTTACACCTTAGAAATTTGGGGCAGCCATTTTTTAAGCGAAAACAGGGATACTATTAAAGTAGCCGATATTAGCTGTTATACCTTAAAAGATACCGCGCCGCAAGCCCTAAGCAACTAA
- the dnaE gene encoding DNA polymerase III subunit alpha, whose product MPDFSHLHVHTQFSLLDGAADISKLYKKAAADGMKALAITDHGNMFGAFKFVAEAGKHNIKPIVGCEFYVVDDRHKKQFTKEHKDKRYHQLMLAKNAEGYQNLIKLCSLGYMEGLYSKWPRIDKELILKHHKGIIATTCCIGASVPQAILRDGEAAAEIEFKWWLDLFGEDFYIEMQRHEIPEQETVNNVLAKFAKKYNVKVICSNDSHYVDQQDSNAHDILLCVNTGDMQSTPIATDEEGGKGYRFGFPNDQFYFKTQAEMGKLFHDIPESLDNTNEIVDKVETLKLKRDILLPNYVIPEEFKIHKTPDADTLNQWEYLKHLTFLGAKERYKDISPEAEERINFELFTIRTMGFAGYFLIVADFIKAGRDMGVFIGPGRGSAAGSVVAYCTGITNIDPLKYNLLFERFLNPDRKSMPDIDTDFDDAGRQKVIDYVVDKYGKNQVAQIITYGSMAARTSIQDVGRVLDMPLSEVNALKKLVPETLGINLKTAIEQVPELQVIYKSPDLKGIVLREAEKLEGSVRNTGVHAAGIIIAPYDLTDIVPVATAKDSDLLVTQYDGRVIEDAGVIKMDFLGLKTLTIIKDALRLIKQNHGVEIDIDYIPLDDQETYELYQRGDTNGTFQFESDGMQMYLRDLKPDKFEDLIAMNALYRPGPIEYIPNFIKRKHGLEPIVFDLADMEEYLGETYGITVYQEQVMLLSQKLAGFSKGDADVLRKAMGKKQIDVLNKMEAQFMDGAIAKGHPKDKLTKIWNDWKAFAQYAFNKSHSTCYAFVAYQTAYLKAKYPSEYMAAVLNNQNNMEKITFFMEECRRMGVEVLGPDINESDMAFAVNKKGQVRFGLTGVKGVGEKAVESIIEERTERGPYKSVYDFAQRSNTRSVNRKAYENLVYGGAFDEFDLNRAQFFAKTENGLLTGIERLIKYGNDYQNTQSSSQSSLFGGSVASYIPEPAMPDAEEWALIEKLKYEKEVIGIYLTGHPLDNFKFEIDKYCNTTITELKNIQKARSGEGGEEVMNNLANLRKRGEICIGGLVSSVQHKFTKMGKPFGAFVLEDYNESYEFAFFGEDYVKFRNLMVEGYFLHIKGNIEEKFRQKDNWDLRITTMCLLSEMRDKLTKSLTVCLDVRALNNQLLDSLQQVINTNNEKYPAKSCQLKFKINDGEEAMYVNLLSKTHKVSPSDDLMADIYSLTNMQAVLL is encoded by the coding sequence ATGCCCGATTTTTCGCACTTACACGTACATACCCAGTTTAGTTTACTTGACGGTGCAGCTGATATATCAAAGCTGTATAAAAAAGCGGCTGCCGATGGGATGAAGGCTTTGGCCATTACCGACCATGGCAATATGTTTGGCGCGTTTAAGTTTGTGGCTGAAGCCGGTAAACATAATATTAAGCCTATAGTTGGCTGCGAGTTTTACGTAGTAGATGACAGGCACAAAAAGCAATTTACCAAAGAGCATAAAGATAAACGTTACCACCAGCTAATGTTGGCTAAAAATGCCGAGGGATACCAAAACCTTATTAAATTATGCTCGCTGGGGTACATGGAGGGTTTGTATAGTAAATGGCCCCGCATTGATAAAGAACTTATTTTAAAACACCATAAAGGCATTATTGCTACTACCTGCTGTATTGGTGCATCGGTGCCGCAGGCTATTTTGCGCGATGGTGAAGCTGCCGCCGAAATAGAGTTTAAATGGTGGCTTGACCTGTTTGGCGAAGATTTTTACATCGAAATGCAGCGCCACGAGATCCCCGAGCAGGAAACGGTAAACAACGTGCTGGCTAAATTTGCCAAAAAGTATAATGTTAAGGTGATCTGCTCAAACGATTCGCACTATGTGGATCAGCAGGACTCTAACGCCCACGATATTTTGCTGTGTGTAAACACCGGCGATATGCAAAGCACCCCCATTGCTACTGATGAAGAAGGAGGTAAGGGCTACCGCTTTGGGTTCCCTAACGACCAGTTTTATTTTAAAACGCAGGCCGAAATGGGTAAACTGTTTCATGATATCCCCGAGTCGTTAGATAACACTAACGAGATAGTGGATAAGGTAGAAACCTTAAAGCTAAAAAGGGATATTTTATTGCCTAACTATGTTATACCCGAAGAATTTAAAATACACAAAACGCCCGATGCCGATACCCTTAATCAATGGGAGTATTTAAAGCACCTTACCTTTTTAGGTGCCAAAGAGCGTTATAAAGATATTAGCCCCGAAGCTGAGGAACGCATCAACTTCGAGCTGTTTACTATACGTACCATGGGTTTTGCCGGGTACTTTTTAATTGTGGCCGACTTTATAAAAGCAGGGCGCGATATGGGCGTATTTATTGGCCCCGGTCGTGGTTCGGCAGCGGGATCGGTGGTGGCCTATTGTACAGGTATCACCAATATCGACCCACTGAAGTATAACCTCCTGTTCGAGCGTTTCCTTAACCCCGACAGGAAGAGCATGCCCGATATTGATACGGACTTTGATGATGCCGGCCGCCAAAAGGTTATAGACTATGTGGTTGATAAATATGGCAAAAACCAGGTAGCCCAAATTATTACCTACGGCTCGATGGCTGCCCGTACCAGTATACAGGATGTAGGCCGTGTGTTGGATATGCCACTGTCTGAAGTGAACGCCTTAAAAAAATTGGTGCCCGAAACATTAGGCATTAACCTAAAAACCGCTATTGAGCAGGTGCCCGAATTGCAGGTGATATACAAATCGCCGGATTTAAAGGGTATAGTATTACGCGAGGCCGAAAAGCTGGAAGGATCGGTACGTAACACAGGTGTGCATGCCGCAGGTATCATCATAGCGCCTTATGACCTTACGGATATTGTACCCGTAGCAACAGCCAAAGATTCGGACCTGCTGGTTACCCAATATGATGGCCGTGTAATTGAAGACGCCGGCGTAATTAAGATGGACTTTTTGGGCCTTAAAACCCTTACCATTATTAAGGATGCGCTAAGGCTAATAAAGCAAAATCATGGTGTTGAAATTGATATAGATTATATTCCGCTTGACGACCAGGAAACTTATGAGCTTTACCAGCGTGGCGATACCAACGGTACTTTCCAGTTTGAAAGCGACGGTATGCAAATGTATCTGCGCGACCTAAAGCCCGATAAATTTGAAGACCTGATTGCCATGAACGCCCTATACCGCCCGGGGCCGATAGAGTATATACCCAACTTTATTAAACGTAAGCATGGCTTAGAACCCATTGTTTTCGATCTGGCTGATATGGAAGAATACCTGGGCGAAACCTATGGTATTACCGTATACCAGGAGCAGGTGATGCTTCTGTCGCAAAAGCTGGCAGGCTTTAGTAAGGGCGATGCCGACGTTTTGCGTAAAGCAATGGGTAAAAAGCAAATTGACGTACTCAACAAAATGGAGGCCCAGTTTATGGATGGCGCCATAGCCAAAGGTCACCCTAAAGATAAGCTTACCAAAATTTGGAACGACTGGAAAGCATTTGCCCAATACGCGTTTAATAAATCGCACTCTACTTGTTATGCTTTTGTGGCCTATCAAACGGCTTATTTAAAGGCAAAATATCCGTCAGAATATATGGCGGCGGTATTGAACAACCAAAATAACATGGAGAAGATCACCTTCTTTATGGAGGAGTGCCGCCGTATGGGTGTTGAGGTATTAGGTCCTGATATTAACGAGAGCGACATGGCTTTCGCCGTAAATAAAAAGGGGCAGGTACGTTTTGGGCTTACCGGCGTAAAAGGCGTAGGCGAAAAGGCTGTTGAAAGTATTATTGAAGAACGTACAGAACGCGGCCCATATAAAAGCGTTTACGATTTTGCGCAACGATCTAACACACGATCAGTAAACCGCAAGGCTTACGAAAATTTGGTTTATGGCGGCGCGTTTGATGAATTTGATTTAAACCGTGCACAATTTTTTGCCAAAACAGAAAACGGCCTGTTAACCGGTATAGAACGCCTTATTAAATATGGTAACGATTACCAAAATACGCAAAGCAGCTCGCAGTCGTCGTTATTTGGCGGGTCGGTGGCATCGTATATACCCGAACCGGCAATGCCCGATGCCGAGGAATGGGCGCTTATAGAAAAGCTGAAATACGAAAAGGAGGTGATTGGTATTTACCTAACCGGCCACCCTTTAGATAATTTTAAATTCGAAATAGATAAATACTGCAATACCACCATTACCGAACTAAAGAACATCCAAAAAGCCCGCTCGGGCGAGGGGGGTGAAGAGGTGATGAACAACTTGGCTAACCTACGTAAACGCGGCGAAATATGCATAGGCGGGCTGGTATCAAGCGTGCAGCATAAATTTACTAAAATGGGTAAGCCCTTTGGTGCTTTTGTTTTAGAAGATTACAACGAATCGTACGAATTTGCCTTTTTTGGCGAAGACTATGTGAAATTCCGCAACCTGATGGTAGAGGGTTACTTTTTACATATAAAGGGTAACATCGAAGAAAAATTCCGCCAAAAAGATAATTGGGACCTGCGCATAACCACCATGTGCCTGTTATCAGAAATGCGCGATAAGCTCACCAAATCGTTAACGGTTTGTTTGGATGTGCGCGCCTTAAACAATCAATTGCTGGATAGCCTGCAACAAGTTATCAATACCAATAACGAAAAGTACCCGGCAAAAAGCTGCCAGCTTAAATTCAAAATAAACGACGGCGAAGAGGCCATGTATGTTAACTTGCTATCAAAAACACATAAGGTAAGCCCAAGCGACGACCTGATGGCCGATATATACAGTTTAACCAATATGCAGGCGGTGTTGCTTTAG